The Plasmodium gaboni strain SY75 chromosome 9, whole genome shotgun sequence DNA segment taCTTCCATgtatgaatattttataattatttattattttcttatgtcttattaaatatatatctgCTTTGATTTTATCTTCTTAATGTTATTTATTCCTTTATATTTCCTACTTTGTATAATTCTTAATACAacattaaaattatatatatttaattatatatatatatatatatatatatatatatatatatatatttttaatatacaCATACAAAATTGctattctttttttataggtatattttcataattgTTACAATCATAATCActcaatatttttaataatttatttttttcctcagctaatttattttctcttatatttatgttttgTTCTCTTTTATTTCTAATCATATATTGAAAATCTATTAAAAAGGTCCCTATACTTATTGTTAAGGACATTAACAAAACTAATGGAATACcagaagaaaataatttatatcttcTATCAATAACACCTAGTCTATATTTAgttcttatatatttcttcttaacataatttcttaatatgttcattttatttccaaatcataaatatatgtgtaacatatatatattacttcatattatgtatacttttattttttttttttaattatacatacattttattatataaaaaatttacaaataaaaCCATTATAAAAATCTTATTGTTTcaacaaaattatatatatatataatatttcttattaaatgaaaaaaattaaatatatgaatatattaattcCACCTTTCAcatatggaaaaaaaaaaaaaaaaaaaattaagtTATAATgtcatcatatataatgtgatattattactaataatatatcattaaaattttatattatctttatttttagagaaatatatatatatatatatatatattggTAAAATACACctaataatatttttataatacCGAAATAGTCctaattattaaatttatattttcccTTCTTGTTTTAAACCTCAATACACAACTTATATCAAACtctttgtttttttttttttatattgtgaaaaataacaatatatatgtatatttattaatatttattagtatttaatttttactattatctttaattgttctttttttccttttatcttttaaaaattcatatatttatacacattgtaattctttttacaaaaattgtaaaaatattcacatgtgtttattttatcatttttattaataccttatttgtttcattttatgtaaaaaaaaaaaaaaaaaattaaaattaaaaacatttctctttttaaaaatgagCTTACTTAAaattgtatttatttttatgtcACTATGGTTTTCTTATTGTTATTcatatatgaatattaaGAGATATCCAAATAAAGTTTTGAATTCAACTGAATCAAAATTTTATGATCATAACTTTGATAAAAATTCTATCCTAAATAATTTgtataaaagaaataagTTGTATTACATATATCCTAGTAAGGAAAAATAATAGAccataaaataaaacaaagaaataaaaaagaaatataattacaCATTTTTGTTgtgtttataaaaatatacatatcacatatatattatatatgtattttttttttttttttacctATGTTTTGTAGAACAAAATCTATTAACTAAAAATACACAATTTTACAATGTACCAAGGGCAAAAACAGCCATTTCCCTCTTTAAAGgtttttaatttttttttttttttttttatttatagCTAGCTATTTTGATAATTTCCCTTTTgtctatatatataatattttttcattaataattattattttttaatagatataaatatgtctaatttttttcctGGTTTTAAGACCATCTTTAACACCAAGTAATTCTTATGtttatatagaaaaataataaatatattaaaattgtgcatacatatacatatatatatatatatttatatatttcatgtgaaacataaatatattttttatttttttggGAAGATTTTTATTTGACCCTTTGTACAGTTCGCATAAAgatattatcataaa contains these protein-coding regions:
- a CDS encoding hypothetical protein (conserved Plasmodium protein, unknown function) — translated: MNILRNYVKKKYIRTKYRLGVIDRRYKLFSSGIPLVLLMSLTISIGTFLIDFQYMIRNKREQNINIRENKLAEEKNKLLKILSDYDCNNYENIPIKKE
- a CDS encoding hypothetical protein (conserved Plasmodium protein, unknown function): MSLLKIVFIFMSLWFSYCYSYMNIKRYPNKVLNSTESKFYDHNFDKNSILNNLYKRNKLYYIYPKQNLLTKNTQFYNVPRAKTAISLFKDINMSNFFPGFKTIFNTKFLFDPLYSSHKDIIIKNIKTIQLLQQGNYVKSIFIFGASCFTIFIITKLLLMLRTFFQNQYKMISEQEIELMGKYENPHIEFKD